The Planctomycetota bacterium genome window below encodes:
- the rfbH gene encoding lipopolysaccharide biosynthesis protein RfbH: MKSEADRLRQQILELVGSYHRANWPQREFHAGDHAIPVTGKVFDADDLQALVDSSLDFWLTTGRYARQFEREFAKFCEVRYALLTNSGSSANLLAISALTSPQLGDRRLQPGDEVITVATGFPTTVNPIIQNQLVPVFLDVEIPSYNIDVTRLEEAITDRTKAIMIAHTLGNPFNLDAVTTIAKKHQLWLVEDMCDAVGSRYHDRSVGSFGHLATVSFYPAHHLTMGEGGAVLTSSPILKKLVESFRDWGRDCWCDPGQDNTCGKRFDQQLGELPQGYDHKYTYSHIGYNLKLTDMQAAIGVSQLRKLPEFIRQRRDNFDYLHAALAGLEQHLILPEATPNSAPSWFGFPITLRESSPLSRNELIHALESQKIGTRLLFGGNLLRQPAYSNIAHRVIGSLDNADRIMNDTFWIGLYPGLSRAMLDHTVTTLYDALAVSNHKRQGAAA, translated from the coding sequence ATGAAATCCGAAGCCGATCGCTTGCGCCAGCAGATCCTCGAGCTGGTGGGAAGCTATCATCGAGCCAACTGGCCGCAGCGAGAATTCCACGCTGGCGATCACGCGATTCCCGTCACGGGCAAGGTATTCGACGCGGATGACTTGCAGGCCCTGGTCGATTCGTCGCTCGATTTCTGGCTGACGACGGGGCGGTATGCGCGTCAATTCGAGCGAGAGTTTGCCAAGTTTTGCGAGGTGCGTTACGCACTGCTGACCAACTCGGGTTCGAGCGCGAATCTGTTGGCGATCTCGGCGCTGACCTCTCCGCAACTTGGCGATCGCCGCCTGCAGCCAGGCGATGAAGTGATTACCGTGGCCACGGGCTTTCCGACGACCGTGAATCCCATCATCCAGAACCAGTTGGTTCCGGTCTTCCTGGACGTTGAAATTCCGTCCTACAACATCGACGTGACGCGGTTGGAAGAAGCCATTACCGACCGGACCAAGGCAATTATGATCGCCCACACGCTGGGCAATCCGTTTAACCTGGACGCTGTCACCACCATCGCCAAGAAACATCAGCTTTGGCTGGTCGAGGACATGTGCGACGCGGTGGGCTCGCGATACCACGACCGCTCGGTGGGAAGTTTTGGTCACCTGGCCACCGTCAGTTTCTATCCAGCACACCATTTGACCATGGGTGAGGGTGGCGCTGTGCTGACCAGCAGCCCCATCCTCAAGAAGTTGGTCGAGTCGTTTCGCGACTGGGGACGCGATTGCTGGTGTGATCCCGGGCAAGACAACACTTGCGGCAAGCGCTTTGATCAGCAGCTTGGCGAGCTCCCCCAAGGCTACGACCACAAATATACCTACAGCCATATCGGCTATAACTTGAAACTTACCGACATGCAGGCCGCAATTGGCGTAAGCCAGTTGCGAAAGTTGCCCGAGTTCATTCGTCAACGTCGCGACAACTTCGACTACTTACATGCTGCGCTCGCTGGGCTCGAGCAGCACTTAATTCTTCCCGAGGCCACGCCGAATTCGGCGCCATCATGGTTCGGGTTCCCGATCACGCTGCGAGAATCATCGCCGCTGTCGAGAAATGAATTGATTCACGCCTTGGAATCGCAAAAAATCGGCACGCGCCTCTTATTTGGCGGCAACCTCCTGCGCCAGCCGGCTTACAGCAATATCGCGCATCGTGTCATTGGCTCGCTTGATAACGCCGACCGCATCATGAATGACACGTTCTGGATCGGCCTTTATCCGGGCCTGAGCCGGGCCATGCTCGATCACACCGTGACAACCCTTTACGACGCGCTGGCGGTCAGCAACCACAAGCGCCAAGGCGCGGCGGCTTGA
- a CDS encoding glycosyltransferase family 2 protein, with product MPFKTPIAFMIFNRPDFTRRVFDRIAEIKPQVLLVIGDGPRPERGGERERVAAARKILEKIDWPCTVQTHFSEENLGCKRRISSGLTWVFEQVPEAIILEDDCLPDRSFFPYCEQILDRYRDDPRVMAISGTAYQGKKPAGDASYGFSKYWNCWGWATWRRAWQRYDVAMKQWPAYLASGTFRNSCHSNEEAEYWKSGFQMTYDGQVDTWDYQFLFACWLNNGLTVCPFTNLVSNIGFGANATHTHDAGNILARLATRSLGEIHHPAKVERSLERDQFTFEYNFQGKVPSRWPDAMKRKLRSIVHRLRTFNGRRCA from the coding sequence ATGCCTTTTAAAACTCCGATTGCGTTCATGATTTTCAATCGGCCTGACTTTACGCGCCGAGTGTTCGATCGCATTGCGGAAATCAAGCCGCAAGTATTGCTGGTGATTGGTGATGGCCCGCGGCCGGAACGAGGTGGCGAACGCGAGCGTGTCGCAGCTGCTCGAAAGATCCTTGAGAAGATCGATTGGCCCTGCACGGTTCAAACACATTTCTCCGAGGAGAACCTGGGGTGCAAGCGGCGAATCTCGAGCGGTTTGACCTGGGTCTTCGAGCAAGTCCCTGAGGCGATCATTCTCGAAGATGACTGTCTGCCAGATCGGTCTTTCTTTCCCTACTGCGAACAGATTCTTGATCGTTATCGCGACGATCCTCGGGTGATGGCGATTTCCGGCACGGCCTATCAAGGAAAGAAGCCAGCAGGCGACGCCAGCTACGGGTTTTCCAAGTATTGGAACTGCTGGGGCTGGGCGACTTGGCGACGGGCATGGCAGCGCTATGACGTCGCGATGAAACAATGGCCCGCCTATTTAGCGAGTGGCACCTTTCGAAATTCATGTCATTCAAACGAGGAGGCGGAATACTGGAAGTCAGGCTTTCAAATGACCTACGATGGCCAAGTGGATACCTGGGACTATCAGTTTTTGTTTGCGTGCTGGCTGAACAATGGCCTGACGGTATGTCCGTTCACCAATTTAGTTTCCAACATTGGCTTTGGCGCCAATGCCACCCATACCCATGATGCGGGTAATATCTTGGCGCGCCTGGCGACGCGCTCGCTGGGCGAGATTCATCATCCCGCGAAAGTAGAGCGCAGCTTGGAGCGAGACCAATTCACCTTTGAATACAATTTCCAAGGGAAAGTCCCCTCTCGCTGGCCCGATGCAATGAAGCGCAAACTGCGATCCATCGTCCATCGGCTCCGCACATTCAATGGCCGGCGATGCGCCTAG
- a CDS encoding NAD(P)-dependent oxidoreductase, with amino-acid sequence MLKPAFAGDLGVFSTETAEAFQTLLRGRRVLVTGCGGFIGSHLTEALSGLGAEVHGLSRQARPACKLAQWWQVDLQNEQSTANAIAQIAPHTVFHLAASVTASPGKKYVIPMIRNNLIGTVNLLAQLAEQTCHRVVLLGSAEASVKGPPSSPYAAAKQAEARYAALFHHAYKLPTVVIHPTIIYGPGQVAEKLIPYVITRAINGQPLALQTPERVCDFLYINDLIHALLCAALRESIAGEEFEIGSGQGVMIRDVVQLVTASIGSDATLANQDSTDRHSQPLTIDGASSRVKLGWAPHWSLADGLRRTIAWHCEQLMAAQQTT; translated from the coding sequence ATGCTCAAACCAGCTTTCGCAGGTGACTTAGGCGTCTTTTCCACTGAGACAGCGGAAGCATTTCAGACTCTGCTCCGCGGTCGTCGGGTTCTTGTCACCGGCTGTGGCGGATTTATTGGCAGCCATCTCACCGAGGCTCTGAGTGGCCTTGGCGCTGAAGTGCATGGACTTTCTCGCCAAGCCAGACCAGCGTGCAAACTGGCACAATGGTGGCAGGTCGACCTACAGAATGAACAGTCGACGGCGAATGCTATTGCGCAAATCGCCCCTCACACGGTGTTTCACCTGGCTGCCAGTGTCACGGCAAGTCCTGGCAAGAAATACGTGATCCCGATGATCCGAAATAATCTGATCGGGACCGTTAACCTGCTGGCCCAGCTAGCGGAGCAAACGTGCCACCGAGTCGTTCTGCTTGGTTCCGCCGAAGCGTCCGTCAAGGGCCCGCCCAGCTCTCCCTATGCAGCGGCAAAGCAAGCCGAGGCCCGTTACGCCGCGCTATTTCACCATGCTTATAAGCTGCCGACGGTGGTCATTCATCCAACGATCATCTACGGCCCGGGGCAGGTGGCCGAGAAGCTCATTCCTTACGTCATTACCAGAGCAATCAATGGGCAGCCGCTGGCGTTGCAAACACCAGAAAGAGTTTGCGACTTCCTGTACATCAACGACTTGATCCATGCCTTGCTCTGCGCAGCGCTGCGTGAATCGATCGCAGGAGAGGAATTCGAGATTGGCTCGGGGCAAGGCGTCATGATCCGCGACGTGGTTCAACTGGTGACCGCTTCGATAGGGTCAGATGCGACGCTCGCGAATCAAGACAGCACCGACAGGCACTCGCAACCTCTAACGATCGACGGCGCATCGAGTCGCGTGAAACTAGGCTGGGCGCCGCATTGGTCGTTGGCCGATGGTCTTCGTCGGACGATTGCGTGGCATTGCGAGCAGTTGATGGCGGCGCAACAAACAACATGA
- a CDS encoding GDP-mannose 4,6-dehydratase, with protein MTWLVTGGCGFLGTNLTDDLLSDGINVVVLDNLSRHGTRDNLEWLRTRHGSDWRFEEMDIRDGDAVARLIDNVRPEAIAHLAGQVAMTTSLQNPRLDFEVNALGTLNVLEAVRLHSLESMVLYSSTNKVYGALDQLTYRETATRYELPDFPHGLDETLPLDGCSPYGCSKLAGEQYCRDYHRSFGLKTAVFRHSSMFGGRQYATYDQGWVGWFCRQALDQQEGAVGRFTISGDGKQVRDVLHVSDLIPLYRTAGTRGEEIAGRIYNIGGGIQNSLSLLELFDMLERMLDVKLAHNRLAWRPGDQKVFVANNGQITTDLGWAPTISKDEGVAMMISWCKEVEAIHGLK; from the coding sequence ATGACGTGGCTGGTTACCGGTGGTTGTGGTTTTTTAGGTACAAATCTCACCGACGACTTATTGTCTGATGGCATCAATGTCGTCGTGCTTGACAATCTGTCTCGCCACGGGACACGTGACAATCTGGAATGGCTGCGCACTCGTCATGGGAGTGATTGGCGGTTCGAGGAAATGGACATTCGCGATGGCGATGCCGTTGCCAGGTTGATCGATAACGTCCGCCCCGAAGCCATCGCGCACCTGGCCGGCCAGGTCGCCATGACAACCAGCTTGCAGAATCCACGGCTCGATTTCGAAGTCAATGCCCTGGGGACGCTGAATGTTCTGGAGGCAGTCAGACTTCATTCGCTTGAGTCGATGGTTCTTTATTCTTCCACAAACAAGGTCTACGGGGCACTCGATCAGTTGACTTATCGTGAAACTGCCACGCGCTATGAATTGCCAGATTTTCCCCACGGCCTGGATGAAACACTCCCGCTGGATGGCTGCTCGCCGTATGGCTGCTCGAAGCTGGCCGGCGAACAGTATTGTCGAGACTATCATCGAAGCTTTGGCTTGAAGACGGCCGTGTTTCGACATTCGTCGATGTTCGGCGGCCGGCAGTATGCGACCTATGACCAGGGCTGGGTGGGCTGGTTCTGTCGTCAAGCGCTCGATCAGCAAGAAGGGGCCGTCGGGAGGTTCACCATCTCAGGTGATGGCAAGCAGGTTCGTGATGTCCTGCACGTTTCCGATCTCATTCCGCTCTATCGCACGGCGGGCACACGCGGCGAAGAAATCGCTGGTCGAATCTACAACATTGGCGGCGGCATCCAGAACAGCCTGTCGCTATTGGAATTGTTCGACATGTTGGAGCGGATGCTCGATGTCAAATTGGCCCACAACCGCCTGGCCTGGCGGCCTGGCGACCAAAAGGTGTTTGTGGCCAACAATGGGCAAATCACCACTGATCTTGGATGGGCGCCAACCATCTCGAAGGACGAAGGCGTCGCGATGATGATTAGCTGGTGCAAGGAAGTCGAGGCAATCCATGGGCTCAAGTAA
- a CDS encoding glycosyltransferase family 2 protein, producing the protein MGSSKVSILIPVYNRPDLIRRAVRCALSQTHGNIEVVIIDNCSTDNTWEVVKQLAAADSRVRCLRNTSNLGPLRSWRRGLDECRGDYIKILWSDDWIDDEFVADCLKLMHDQPAMGLVFTATLVHFKSRDQSHYIFPDRNVIPAKDYVIESLTLGNQMPVSPGCSLVRRDVAQFQVEMPENVELQRLAERTGAGADLLFLLNAAARSEWVGHVPRYLSHFLASDTSITCNHGDDCNRAYELARKYFVDYLQPADWDFAFTKEVAKVVQPTGLKRIYQSLPHPIKRIVKRSFSYVGLTPRPRKVLGG; encoded by the coding sequence ATGGGCTCAAGTAAAGTTAGCATTCTCATTCCGGTCTACAATCGCCCTGATTTGATTCGGCGAGCAGTCCGCTGCGCCTTGTCGCAAACTCATGGCAACATCGAGGTTGTCATTATTGACAATTGCAGCACCGACAACACTTGGGAAGTGGTCAAGCAACTTGCCGCCGCCGACAGTCGCGTGCGTTGCCTGAGAAACACAAGTAATCTGGGGCCGCTTCGCAGTTGGCGCCGAGGGCTCGATGAATGCCGCGGCGACTATATCAAGATTCTCTGGTCCGACGATTGGATCGATGACGAGTTTGTCGCCGACTGCCTGAAGCTGATGCACGACCAGCCTGCCATGGGATTGGTCTTCACGGCCACGTTGGTTCACTTCAAGAGTCGAGATCAGTCACACTATATCTTCCCTGACCGGAATGTGATCCCAGCCAAGGACTATGTGATCGAGTCATTGACGCTTGGCAACCAGATGCCGGTTTCGCCTGGCTGTTCGCTTGTTCGACGTGACGTCGCCCAATTCCAGGTGGAGATGCCAGAAAACGTCGAGTTGCAAAGACTAGCAGAGAGGACTGGGGCCGGAGCGGACCTGCTGTTCTTGTTGAATGCCGCGGCTCGATCCGAGTGGGTCGGCCATGTGCCTAGATATCTTTCGCACTTCTTGGCGTCCGATACTTCCATCACGTGCAATCATGGCGACGATTGCAATCGGGCCTATGAATTGGCCAGAAAATACTTCGTCGACTATTTGCAGCCCGCGGATTGGGATTTCGCGTTTACCAAGGAGGTGGCCAAAGTGGTTCAGCCGACCGGGCTCAAACGCATTTACCAATCGCTCCCTCATCCCATCAAGCGGATCGTGAAGCGTTCATTCAGCTATGTGGGGCTGACGCCTCGCCCGCGGAAAGTGTTAGGAGGTTGA
- a CDS encoding FkbM family methyltransferase — MKKQIVNAINRLLRPIGVEIIRHGANVAAAPIGTNFQMSSLLQRLAQRGTPIRNVIDIGSSDGKWSLECMQHLPDASYLAIEPLEERLAALENNKRRFANFDYAICVAGDVDGQEVTLNVTADLDGSTVDGQNPGSKRTCGVRTIDSLIADRQFAGPLLLKFDTHGYEMPILAGASQALANTTAIIMETYNFSLTSTSLRFPEMCAHMERLGFRPADIADPMLRMHDNAFWQIDILFLRADSETFNYQHYR; from the coding sequence ATGAAAAAGCAGATTGTCAACGCGATCAACCGCCTGCTACGGCCGATAGGCGTCGAGATCATTCGCCATGGCGCCAATGTCGCCGCAGCACCAATTGGCACTAACTTCCAGATGAGTTCGCTGCTCCAGCGACTTGCCCAGCGTGGGACGCCGATTCGAAATGTGATCGACATTGGCTCGTCGGACGGAAAGTGGAGTTTGGAGTGTATGCAACACTTGCCAGACGCCTCCTACCTGGCAATTGAGCCACTCGAAGAAAGACTAGCCGCGTTGGAGAATAACAAACGTCGGTTCGCGAACTTCGACTATGCCATTTGTGTGGCCGGCGACGTTGATGGACAGGAAGTTACGCTTAACGTGACCGCCGACCTCGATGGCAGCACGGTCGATGGCCAAAACCCAGGCTCCAAAAGAACCTGCGGCGTGCGGACAATTGATTCGTTAATCGCCGATCGACAGTTCGCCGGTCCATTGCTGTTGAAGTTTGACACCCACGGCTATGAAATGCCGATCCTGGCTGGCGCCAGCCAAGCCCTGGCGAACACGACGGCAATTATCATGGAGACCTATAACTTTTCGCTGACAAGCACCTCGCTAAGGTTCCCAGAGATGTGCGCTCACATGGAACGTCTGGGGTTTCGGCCCGCCGACATCGCCGACCCGATGTTGCGAATGCATGACAACGCGTTCTGGCAGATAGATATTCTGTTCCTGCGAGCGGACTCTGAGACGTTCAACTATCAACACTATCGCTAA
- a CDS encoding glycosyltransferase, with amino-acid sequence MTAPRYPRISVVTPAFKGERLIEVTLRSVLDQEYPNLEYIVLDGAGDNTDQILKRYDSQLAYWHSRPDDGQYAAINEGFAKSTGEILCWLNADDLLLPRSLFVVAGIFAKLSHVKWISTLKPGSWDANSFLSHVGNIPGFSKAAFLDGLFLPGTNTKGYWIQQESTFFTRELWEQAGARIPDYHLAGDFALWCEFYKHAELYGVDYPLAGFRHVEGQRSEAMDKYMSEAGNALSSFRQRCQWKRPCLNALRYTCYDSLPRGKNFVRNRLGYLAKRVVNLTPNKFAPTWDIHEYRFLP; translated from the coding sequence ATGACTGCTCCCCGCTATCCGAGAATCAGCGTCGTCACCCCCGCTTTTAAGGGCGAACGACTCATCGAAGTTACATTGCGTTCCGTGCTTGACCAGGAATACCCCAATCTGGAATACATTGTCCTTGACGGCGCTGGGGACAATACAGACCAGATTCTGAAGCGCTACGACTCGCAGTTGGCGTATTGGCACAGTCGACCTGATGACGGCCAGTACGCGGCGATCAACGAGGGCTTTGCCAAATCTACCGGAGAGATCCTATGCTGGCTCAATGCCGACGATCTGTTGTTGCCACGATCGTTGTTTGTCGTGGCAGGGATTTTCGCGAAGCTATCGCATGTTAAATGGATCTCGACACTGAAACCTGGTTCGTGGGACGCGAATAGCTTTCTGTCCCACGTGGGCAACATTCCTGGGTTTAGCAAAGCGGCCTTCTTAGACGGCCTGTTTTTGCCTGGCACCAATACCAAGGGGTATTGGATCCAACAGGAATCCACGTTCTTTACCCGCGAGTTATGGGAACAAGCTGGAGCGCGCATCCCCGACTATCACCTCGCCGGTGACTTCGCACTGTGGTGCGAGTTCTATAAACACGCCGAGTTGTACGGTGTCGACTATCCATTAGCTGGATTCAGGCATGTCGAGGGCCAGCGAAGCGAAGCGATGGACAAGTACATGAGTGAGGCCGGCAATGCCCTGTCGTCGTTCCGACAGCGGTGCCAATGGAAAAGGCCGTGCCTGAACGCGCTGAGATATACGTGCTATGACAGCCTGCCAAGGGGCAAAAACTTTGTCAGAAACAGGCTCGGCTATCTCGCCAAAAGAGTAGTGAATCTGACCCCCAATAAGTTCGCTCCAACCTGGGATATTCACGAATATCGCTTTCTCCCTTAA
- a CDS encoding glycosyltransferase encodes MTLSISVVTPSYNQGQFIERTLQSVLGQESPAEEYVVYDGGSTDQTVAVLNSFGTRVRWASARDRGQSEAVNKGIRSTHGDIIGWLNSDDIYYPGALALVREFFESHPDVDVVYGRSNHIDEHEQVIEPYPTEAWSLERMKELCIISQPAAFFRRRIVERLGALDENLQYALDYEFWLRLALGGARFAYLPQVLAATRIHPATKTNALKLKCHREINNMLAKKLGRVPDRWIFTYAHVVLESRGVTRKQPLRFLFLFFVNSIAASINWNSRLTWGLLKLNCQWIRHHVRHAFRGGERAFRLPSGAQ; translated from the coding sequence ATGACATTGAGCATTTCGGTTGTTACCCCTTCGTACAATCAGGGGCAGTTCATCGAACGGACCCTGCAAAGCGTGCTGGGGCAGGAGTCGCCGGCTGAGGAATATGTTGTCTACGACGGTGGCAGCACGGACCAGACCGTTGCCGTTCTGAACTCGTTTGGCACGCGAGTGAGATGGGCCAGCGCGCGCGACCGAGGTCAGTCGGAAGCGGTGAACAAAGGGATTCGCAGCACCCATGGCGACATCATCGGCTGGCTGAATTCGGACGACATTTACTATCCGGGCGCGCTGGCTCTGGTGCGCGAGTTTTTCGAGTCGCACCCCGACGTTGACGTCGTCTATGGCAGATCGAATCATATCGACGAGCACGAGCAAGTGATCGAGCCCTATCCGACCGAAGCGTGGTCGCTCGAGCGGATGAAAGAGCTCTGCATCATCAGTCAGCCGGCGGCGTTCTTTCGCCGTCGTATTGTGGAGCGGTTGGGAGCGCTGGATGAGAACCTGCAATACGCCCTGGACTATGAATTCTGGCTGCGGCTAGCGCTAGGGGGCGCCCGTTTTGCCTACCTGCCACAGGTGCTGGCCGCGACGCGCATCCATCCTGCTACGAAGACCAACGCCTTGAAACTGAAGTGTCATCGCGAAATCAACAACATGCTGGCAAAGAAACTTGGCCGCGTGCCTGATCGCTGGATATTTACCTATGCTCACGTAGTACTCGAGAGCCGAGGCGTGACGCGGAAACAGCCGCTACGCTTTTTGTTCTTGTTCTTCGTGAATTCAATTGCCGCGTCAATCAATTGGAATTCCCGCTTGACTTGGGGACTGCTCAAGCTGAACTGCCAATGGATCAGGCACCATGTCAGGCACGCATTCAGGGGAGGCGAACGCGCTTTCCGGCTGCCCAGCGGAGCCCAGTAG
- a CDS encoding GDP-L-fucose synthase, producing MGFLAGRRILVTGGAGFLGRAVCRCLKDYQPATVFVPRSREYDLREPEAIRQMLAVARPEVIIHLAAVVGGIGANMRNPGKYFYDNAVMGIHLLEEARLADVAKVLTVGTICSYPKFTPVPFREDDLWSGYPEETNAAYGLAKKMLLVQAQAYRQQYGMNAITVMPVNLYGPGDNFDPATSHVIPALIRKVIEARDSGNPAIEAWGTGSASREFLFVRDAAKGIVLAAEHYDKPDPVNLGSGHEISIRELTETICTLSNYRGQVRWDTTKPDGQPRRCLDTTRALKEFGFQAEISLLDGLQETIASYEMQAATLAAHQAA from the coding sequence ATGGGTTTCTTAGCTGGACGTCGGATCCTCGTCACAGGCGGAGCAGGGTTTCTGGGACGAGCGGTCTGTCGATGCCTGAAAGATTACCAGCCAGCCACCGTTTTCGTGCCTCGCAGCCGAGAATATGACCTGCGCGAACCGGAAGCAATTCGGCAAATGCTCGCCGTGGCGCGCCCCGAAGTCATCATCCACCTGGCGGCCGTTGTCGGTGGGATTGGCGCGAACATGCGCAATCCTGGAAAGTATTTTTATGACAACGCGGTGATGGGCATTCATCTGCTCGAAGAAGCGAGGCTGGCCGACGTCGCCAAAGTTTTGACGGTAGGTACGATTTGCTCGTATCCCAAGTTTACCCCAGTGCCATTTCGCGAAGATGATCTTTGGTCGGGCTATCCCGAAGAAACCAACGCCGCCTACGGTCTAGCCAAGAAAATGCTGCTGGTCCAAGCGCAGGCCTATCGCCAGCAATATGGCATGAACGCGATCACGGTAATGCCCGTGAACTTGTACGGCCCAGGCGATAACTTCGATCCGGCGACCAGTCACGTCATTCCCGCGCTCATCCGCAAAGTCATCGAGGCCCGCGACAGCGGCAACCCAGCGATTGAAGCCTGGGGAACCGGCAGTGCCTCGCGCGAGTTTTTATTTGTCCGCGATGCGGCCAAGGGCATCGTTTTGGCCGCCGAGCACTATGACAAGCCAGACCCCGTCAACCTGGGATCAGGCCACGAGATCTCGATTCGCGAGTTGACCGAAACGATTTGCACGCTCAGCAACTATCGGGGCCAAGTACGCTGGGACACTACCAAGCCCGACGGACAGCCGCGACGTTGCCTGGACACGACGCGCGCGTTAAAGGAATTCGGCTTCCAAGCCGAAATATCGCTGCTCGATGGGCTGCAGGAGACCATTGCCAGCTACGAGATGCAAGCCGCCACCTTGGCGGCTCACCAAGCCGCGTAG
- the rfbC gene encoding dTDP-4-dehydrorhamnose 3,5-epimerase, whose translation MSGHSVNLPGVMLIEPKLFLDSRGYFLETWNDERYPALGLSARMVQDNLSSSKQGVLRGLHYQFPHPQGKLVSVLLGKIFDVAVDIRVGSPTYGEWNGVTLSGEDHRQFYIPPGFAHGYCVLTPRAIVAYKCTELYRPKCESTIAWNDSAIGIQWPVSDPILSAKDADALCLADIPRERLPRYEKTPTA comes from the coding sequence ATGTCAGGACATTCCGTCAACCTGCCGGGAGTGATGTTGATCGAACCCAAGCTGTTTCTCGATTCACGCGGCTATTTTCTTGAGACCTGGAATGACGAGCGCTATCCGGCCCTTGGACTTTCCGCGCGCATGGTGCAGGACAATCTATCGTCGTCCAAGCAAGGAGTGCTGCGAGGCTTGCACTATCAGTTCCCCCATCCCCAAGGCAAGCTCGTCAGCGTGCTGTTAGGCAAAATCTTCGATGTGGCAGTCGACATCCGCGTTGGTTCACCGACCTATGGCGAGTGGAATGGTGTGACGCTTTCCGGTGAAGACCATCGACAGTTCTATATCCCGCCCGGTTTCGCCCACGGTTATTGCGTGCTCACGCCGCGGGCGATTGTCGCTTATAAGTGCACTGAGCTTTATCGGCCAAAGTGCGAGTCGACGATCGCGTGGAACGATTCGGCGATCGGCATTCAATGGCCGGTAAGCGACCCGATCTTGTCGGCCAAAGACGCCGATGCGCTTTGCCTGGCCGACATTCCGCGCGAGCGACTGCCGCGTTACGAGAAGACCCCTACTGCCTGA
- the rfbD gene encoding dTDP-4-dehydrorhamnose reductase: MSASLPRILLIGAGGQLGRELLETLCPLGSITPTVHRPTHAPELAEARTLDLADGHQVRAAIREVRPALIINAAAYTAVDLAETERDACWQINAIAPGWLAEEAAALGAALIHYSTDYVFNGSGTQPWREDDSTGPLNQYGASKLAGEEAIRQSGVSHLILRTSWVYGAYGKNFVATMLRHGLTKKQLRIVSDQVGAPTSADWLAEATRQILAQATVPWHDWLATNGGVFHAACAGETNWHAFALEIFRRGRALGLPLVVEDVAAVTSQDYPTPARRPLNSRLFLARLRERFGIEPPEWRTALARTLPAIAHGIG; encoded by the coding sequence ATGAGCGCATCGTTGCCGCGAATTCTACTGATCGGCGCGGGCGGCCAGTTGGGGCGCGAACTGCTCGAGACGCTTTGTCCGCTGGGCTCGATCACGCCAACCGTCCATCGACCGACGCACGCGCCCGAACTGGCCGAGGCGCGCACGCTCGATCTGGCTGATGGGCATCAAGTGCGGGCCGCGATCCGCGAAGTGCGGCCGGCGCTGATCATAAATGCCGCGGCCTACACGGCAGTCGACCTGGCCGAAACTGAGCGGGACGCCTGTTGGCAAATCAATGCCATCGCGCCGGGCTGGCTGGCCGAGGAAGCCGCGGCGCTCGGGGCGGCGCTGATTCATTACTCGACCGACTATGTGTTCAACGGCAGCGGTACCCAGCCCTGGCGCGAGGACGACTCGACAGGACCATTGAACCAATATGGCGCCAGCAAGCTCGCCGGCGAAGAGGCGATTCGACAGTCTGGTGTCAGCCACCTGATCCTGCGCACGTCCTGGGTATACGGCGCGTACGGCAAGAACTTCGTCGCGACCATGTTGCGTCACGGGCTGACCAAGAAGCAACTGCGTATTGTCAGCGACCAGGTCGGCGCGCCGACCTCGGCCGATTGGTTGGCCGAGGCCACTCGGCAAATACTTGCTCAGGCCACGGTTCCTTGGCACGACTGGCTAGCGACGAACGGCGGCGTGTTCCACGCGGCCTGTGCTGGCGAAACAAACTGGCATGCCTTCGCTTTGGAAATCTTTCGTCGCGGGCGAGCGCTCGGCCTGCCCTTGGTTGTGGAGGACGTGGCGGCCGTCACCTCCCAGGACTATCCCACGCCCGCTCGGCGGCCTTTGAACTCGCGATTGTTCCTTGCCCGGCTCCGCGAGCGGTTCGGCATTGAGCCGCCCGAATGGCGTACTGCGCTCGCACGTACACTGCCGGCCATTGCCCACGGCATCGGCTAG